From one Streptomyces sp. NBC_01478 genomic stretch:
- a CDS encoding potassium-transporting ATPase subunit C: protein MNNSVSNTARLLWAGLRALLVLTLVTGVIYPLVVTGIAQAVFPGKANGSEIKADGKVVGSSLIGQSYNLPLKKGQETPDPDLKWFQGRPQNGLGTNSINTQYSLILSGATNLSADSKVLVQQVKDAKAAVVKDNSVPGYTVKASQVPADAVTSSGSGLDPDISLAYADLQVHRIAEKNGLTVTQVRKLVDDHTDGRTLGFIGEPTVNVLELNIALKSLVTKS from the coding sequence ATGAACAACTCGGTATCCAACACAGCCCGGTTGCTCTGGGCGGGCCTGCGCGCCCTGCTCGTGCTGACCCTGGTGACGGGCGTCATCTACCCGCTGGTCGTCACCGGCATCGCCCAGGCGGTCTTCCCCGGCAAGGCGAACGGCTCGGAGATCAAGGCGGACGGCAAGGTCGTCGGCTCGTCCCTGATCGGGCAGTCGTACAACCTGCCGTTGAAGAAGGGCCAGGAGACCCCGGATCCGGATCTGAAGTGGTTCCAGGGCCGCCCGCAGAACGGTCTCGGCACCAACAGCATCAACACGCAGTACTCGTTGATCCTGTCCGGCGCCACCAACCTCTCCGCCGACAGCAAGGTCCTCGTCCAGCAGGTCAAGGACGCCAAGGCCGCCGTCGTCAAGGACAACTCGGTGCCCGGCTACACGGTCAAGGCGTCCCAGGTGCCCGCCGACGCCGTCACCTCCTCCGGCTCCGGTCTCGACCCGGACATCTCCCTGGCGTACGCGGACCTCCAGGTCCACCGCATCGCCGAGAAGAACGGCCTGACCGTCACCCAGGTGCGGAAGCTGGTGGACGACCACACCGACGGCCGCACCCTCGGCTTCATCGGTGAGCCGACGGTGAACGTGCTGGAGCTCAACATCGCGCTCAAGTCCCTTGTGACGAAGAGCTGA
- a CDS encoding glutamate-cysteine ligase family protein, with product MGEKVVAGPFELADRQRYRAKLRRCLTGLERLLAEKRFDRPRNLMGLEIELNLVGSDGMPKMLNGQVLERIASRDFQTELAMFNLEVNIAPHRLDGRVFDRLAEEIRTSLAYAHRKAGEVDAGILMIGILPTLDRDDLVSSNLSAVDRYTLLNDQIVAARGEDFVLDIEGVEHLTCTSGSIAPEAACTSVQLHLQVTPDRFADVWNAAQAVAAVQVAVGANSPFLFGRELWHESRPPLFQQATDTRPPELQAQGVRPRTWFGERWVTSAYELFEENLRYFPPLLPIHDDEEPLDVLDAGGIPTLAELVLHNGTVYRWNRPVYGIADGVPHLRVENRVLPAGPTVTDVIANTAFYYGVVRALAEESRPVWTRLPFEAAAANFDTACRHGIDARLLWPRRGRLGGTNEIDAVALVRDELLPLAEAGLDAWGVEPADRDLYLGVIDERCRRRANGATWQSATFHRALEQGHTREAALAATTRRYSELMHLGEPVHTWPVGLPEPLG from the coding sequence ATGGGTGAGAAGGTCGTGGCAGGGCCGTTCGAACTGGCCGACCGGCAACGCTACCGCGCCAAGCTGCGGCGCTGTCTGACGGGACTGGAGCGGCTGCTGGCCGAGAAGCGGTTCGACCGCCCCAGGAACCTCATGGGGCTGGAGATCGAACTGAACCTCGTCGGCTCCGACGGCATGCCGAAAATGCTGAATGGGCAAGTACTGGAACGCATCGCGAGCCGAGATTTCCAAACAGAACTCGCCATGTTCAATCTGGAAGTCAACATTGCCCCACATCGATTGGACGGCCGGGTATTCGACCGGCTAGCCGAGGAGATCCGCACGTCACTGGCATATGCCCACCGGAAAGCCGGCGAGGTCGACGCCGGAATACTGATGATCGGCATTCTGCCGACACTCGACCGGGACGACCTGGTCTCCTCCAACCTCTCCGCGGTCGACCGCTACACCCTGCTGAACGATCAGATCGTGGCCGCCCGCGGCGAGGATTTCGTCCTCGACATCGAAGGCGTCGAGCACCTCACGTGCACCTCGGGCTCCATCGCGCCCGAGGCCGCCTGCACCTCCGTGCAGTTGCACCTCCAGGTCACCCCCGACCGCTTCGCGGACGTGTGGAACGCGGCCCAGGCCGTCGCCGCCGTCCAGGTCGCCGTGGGCGCCAACTCGCCCTTCCTGTTCGGCCGTGAGCTGTGGCACGAGTCCCGCCCCCCGCTCTTCCAGCAGGCCACCGACACCCGCCCGCCCGAACTCCAGGCCCAGGGCGTCCGCCCCCGCACCTGGTTCGGCGAGCGCTGGGTCACCTCGGCGTACGAGCTCTTCGAGGAGAACCTGCGCTACTTCCCGCCCCTGCTCCCCATCCACGACGACGAGGAACCCCTCGACGTGCTCGACGCCGGCGGCATCCCCACCCTCGCCGAACTCGTCCTGCACAACGGCACGGTGTACCGCTGGAACCGCCCGGTCTACGGCATCGCCGACGGCGTCCCGCACCTCCGCGTCGAGAACCGCGTCCTGCCGGCCGGCCCCACCGTCACCGACGTCATCGCCAACACCGCCTTCTACTACGGCGTCGTCCGCGCCCTCGCCGAGGAGTCGCGGCCGGTGTGGACCCGGCTGCCCTTCGAGGCGGCGGCCGCCAACTTCGACACCGCATGCCGCCACGGCATCGACGCCCGCCTTCTCTGGCCCCGGCGCGGGCGGCTCGGCGGCACCAACGAGATCGACGCGGTGGCCCTCGTACGCGACGAACTGCTGCCGCTCGCGGAGGCCGGTCTGGACGCGTGGGGGGTCGAACCGGCCGACCGGGACCTGTACTTGGGCGTGATCGACGAACGCTGCCGGCGCCGGGCCAACGGCGCGACCTGGCAGTCCGCCACGTTCCACCGCGCACTGGAACAGGGCCACACGAGGGAAGCCGCGCTGGCCGCCACCACTCGCCGCTACAGCGAGCTGATGCACCTCGGGGAGCCGGTCCACACCTGGCCGGTGGGGCTGCCGGAGCCGCTGGGGTGA
- the kdpA gene encoding potassium-transporting ATPase subunit KdpA translates to MGPVLAGVLQLIALIAALALAYVPLGNYMARVYSSDKHWRVEKWIYKGIGADPNTEMRWPAYLRGVLAFSAVGVLFLYLLQRIQGILPGSLGFSSVNPAQSFNTAVSFVTNTNWQSYYGEQTMGHVVQTAGLAVQNFVSAAVGIAVAVALVRGFARSRTGELGNFWADLVRGVIRILVPGSIIAALVLVACGAIQNFSGIHEVGQFMGGHQQWNGGAVASQEAIKEFGTNGGGYFNANSAHPFENPTPFTNLFEIFLLLVIPFALTRTFGVMVGSIKQGYAILATMATIWVGFVALMMWTEFAHHGAALQAAGGAMEGKETRIGVGASSIFAVSTTLTSTGAVDSFHSSFTGLGGGITILGMQLGEIAPGGTGSGLYGMLIMAVIAVFIAGLMVGRTPEYLGKKIGTREMKLAACYILITPALVLIFAAASMALPTPPHSMLNSGAHGFSEVLYAFTSAANNNGSAFAGLNANTDWFNTMTGLAMVLGRFLPMVFVLALAGSLAEQKPVPATAGTLRTEKPLFTGLLVGAILIITGLTYFPALALGPLAEGLAS, encoded by the coding sequence ATGGGTCCCGTCCTTGCCGGTGTGCTCCAGCTCATCGCCCTGATAGCGGCGCTGGCGCTCGCCTACGTCCCCCTCGGCAACTACATGGCCAGGGTCTACTCCTCCGACAAGCACTGGCGTGTCGAGAAGTGGATCTACAAGGGCATCGGTGCCGACCCGAACACCGAGATGCGCTGGCCCGCGTATCTGCGCGGCGTGCTCGCCTTCTCGGCGGTCGGTGTTCTCTTCCTCTATCTGCTCCAGCGCATCCAAGGGATCCTGCCCGGCTCGCTGGGCTTCTCCTCGGTCAACCCGGCGCAGTCGTTCAACACGGCCGTGTCGTTCGTGACGAACACCAACTGGCAGTCGTACTACGGCGAGCAGACCATGGGTCACGTCGTGCAGACCGCCGGCCTGGCCGTGCAGAACTTCGTCTCCGCGGCCGTCGGCATCGCCGTCGCGGTGGCTCTCGTACGCGGCTTCGCGCGCTCCCGTACCGGTGAACTCGGCAACTTCTGGGCCGACTTGGTGCGCGGTGTCATCCGCATCCTGGTGCCCGGCTCGATCATCGCCGCGCTCGTGCTCGTCGCCTGCGGTGCGATCCAGAACTTCTCCGGCATTCACGAGGTCGGTCAGTTCATGGGCGGCCACCAGCAGTGGAACGGCGGTGCGGTCGCCTCGCAGGAGGCGATCAAGGAGTTCGGCACCAACGGTGGCGGTTACTTCAACGCCAACTCCGCCCACCCCTTCGAGAACCCGACCCCGTTCACGAACCTCTTCGAGATCTTCCTGCTGCTGGTGATCCCGTTCGCGCTGACCCGCACCTTCGGCGTGATGGTCGGCTCGATCAAGCAGGGCTACGCGATCCTCGCCACCATGGCCACCATCTGGGTCGGCTTCGTGGCCCTCATGATGTGGACCGAGTTCGCCCACCACGGCGCGGCGCTCCAGGCCGCCGGCGGTGCGATGGAGGGCAAGGAGACCCGGATCGGTGTCGGCGCCTCCTCGATCTTCGCGGTGTCGACGACGCTGACCTCGACGGGCGCGGTGGACTCCTTCCACTCCTCGTTCACCGGGCTCGGCGGCGGAATCACCATCCTGGGCATGCAGTTGGGCGAGATCGCACCCGGTGGTACCGGCTCCGGCCTCTACGGAATGCTGATCATGGCGGTCATCGCGGTGTTCATCGCCGGACTGATGGTCGGCCGTACGCCCGAGTACCTGGGCAAGAAGATCGGCACCCGCGAGATGAAGCTCGCGGCCTGCTACATCCTGATCACCCCGGCCCTGGTGCTGATCTTCGCAGCCGCTTCCATGGCGCTGCCGACCCCGCCGCACTCCATGCTGAACTCCGGCGCGCACGGCTTCTCCGAGGTGCTGTACGCCTTCACCTCCGCCGCCAACAACAACGGCTCCGCCTTCGCAGGCCTGAACGCGAACACCGACTGGTTCAACACCATGACCGGACTCGCGATGGTCCTCGGCCGCTTCCTGCCGATGGTGTTCGTGCTGGCGCTGGCCGGTTCGCTCGCCGAGCAGAAGCCGGTCCCGGCGACGGCGGGCACCCTGCGCACCGAAAAGCCGCTGTTCACCGGCCTGTTGGTGGGCGCGATCCTCATCATCACCGGTCTGACCTACTTCCCGGCGCTGGCGCTGGGACCGCTGGCCGAGGGGCTGGCGTCATGA
- a CDS encoding response regulator transcription factor, with product MTRVLVVEDDPQLVRALVINMQARQYGVDAAPDGATALRLAAARQPDVVMLDLGLPDMDGVDVIKALRGWTRVPILVLSARQASDEKVAALDAGADDYITKPFSMDELLARLRAAVRRVEDVPLAPTTTLVTTDDFTIDLLAKKATRDGHDIRLTPTEWHLLEILITNPGRLVTQKYLLQEVWGVTQSNKTNYLRVYMAQLRRKLEGDPSSPRYLITEPGMGYRFEG from the coding sequence ATGACACGGGTGTTGGTGGTGGAGGACGACCCGCAGCTCGTACGGGCCCTCGTGATCAACATGCAGGCCCGCCAGTACGGCGTCGACGCCGCCCCCGACGGAGCCACCGCGCTCCGGCTCGCGGCCGCGCGGCAGCCGGACGTCGTGATGCTCGACCTCGGGCTGCCCGACATGGACGGCGTCGACGTCATCAAGGCGCTGCGCGGCTGGACCCGGGTCCCGATCCTGGTGCTGTCCGCCCGGCAGGCCTCCGACGAGAAGGTCGCCGCCCTCGACGCGGGCGCCGACGACTACATCACCAAGCCGTTCAGCATGGACGAACTCCTCGCCCGGCTACGGGCCGCCGTCCGCCGCGTCGAGGACGTGCCGCTCGCCCCGACGACCACCCTCGTCACCACCGACGACTTCACCATCGACCTGCTCGCCAAGAAGGCCACCCGCGACGGACACGACATCCGGCTCACCCCCACCGAGTGGCATCTGCTGGAGATCCTGATCACCAACCCGGGCCGGCTGGTCACCCAGAAGTACCTGTTGCAGGAGGTGTGGGGGGTGACCCAGAGCAACAAGACCAACTATCTGCGGGTCTATATGGCCCAGTTGAGAAGGAAGTTGGAGGGGGACCCGTCGAGCCCCCGCTATCTGATCACCGAGCCCGGCATGGGCTACCGCTTCGAAGGATGA
- a CDS encoding sensor histidine kinase KdpD: protein MGRGKLRIYLGAAPGVGKTYAMLSEAHRRIERGTDCVVAFVEHHNRPRTEVMLHGLEEIPRRELAYRDTTFTEMDVDAVLARHPEVALVDELPHTNIPGSRNAKRWQDIEELLAAGIDVISTVNIQHLESLGDIVESITGVRQQETVPDEVVRRADQVELVDMSPPALRRRMAHGNIYKPDKVDAALSNYFRPGNLTALRELALLWLADRVDAYLQEYRSEHRVSAIWGSRERIVVGLTGGPEGRTLIRRAARLAEKGAGGEVLAVYISRSDGLTSASPKELAQQRTLVEDLGGTFHQVVGEDIPVALLDFARGVNATQIVLGVSRRKGWQYVFGPGVGSTVARESGPDLDVHLITHDEAGKGRGLPVNRGARLGRARIVWGWLAGIGGPLLLTWLLSGVAPEVGLANDMLLFLSLTVAAALLGGLFPALASAAVGSLLLNWYFTPPVHTFTIADPKNIVAIAIFVAVAVSVASVVDLAARRTHQAARLRAESEILSFLAGNVLRGETSLEALLERVRETFGMESAALLERASDVEPWTCAGSVGPRPCQNPEDADVDVPVGDHMALALSGRVLPAEDRRVLAAFAAQAAVVLDRRRLREEADQARALAEGNRIRTALLAAVSHDLRTPLAGIKAAVSSLRSEDVAWSDEDRAELLAGIEDGADRLDNLVGNLLDMSRLQTGTVTPIIREVDLDEVVPMALGGVPEDSVELDIPESLPMVPVDKGLLERAVANIVENAVKYSPERTPVLVKASAIADRVEIRVIDRGPGVPDAAKNRIFEPFQRYGDAPRGAGVGLGLAVARGFTEALGGTLGAEDTPGGGLTMVLSLRLAPAQDLADTSGATYSPAP, encoded by the coding sequence ATGGGACGCGGCAAGCTCCGGATCTACCTCGGCGCGGCACCGGGCGTCGGCAAGACGTACGCGATGCTGTCCGAGGCACACCGCCGAATCGAGCGGGGCACCGACTGCGTGGTCGCCTTCGTCGAGCACCACAACCGGCCGCGCACCGAGGTGATGCTGCACGGCCTGGAGGAGATCCCGCGCCGCGAACTCGCCTACCGGGACACGACGTTCACCGAGATGGACGTCGACGCGGTCCTCGCCCGCCACCCCGAGGTGGCCCTCGTCGACGAGCTGCCGCACACCAACATCCCCGGCTCCCGCAACGCCAAGCGCTGGCAGGACATCGAAGAGCTGCTGGCGGCCGGCATCGACGTGATCTCGACCGTCAACATCCAACACCTGGAGTCCCTGGGCGACATCGTCGAGTCCATCACCGGCGTACGGCAGCAGGAGACCGTCCCGGACGAGGTAGTCCGCCGGGCCGACCAGGTCGAACTCGTCGACATGTCACCACCCGCGCTACGGCGCCGGATGGCCCACGGCAACATCTACAAGCCCGACAAGGTCGACGCCGCCCTCTCCAACTACTTCCGCCCCGGAAACCTCACCGCCCTGCGGGAGTTGGCGCTGCTCTGGCTCGCCGACCGGGTCGACGCCTACCTCCAGGAGTACCGCAGCGAACACCGCGTCTCGGCGATCTGGGGCTCGCGCGAGCGGATCGTCGTCGGCCTGACCGGTGGACCCGAGGGCCGCACCCTGATCCGCCGGGCCGCGCGCCTCGCCGAAAAGGGCGCGGGAGGCGAGGTGTTGGCGGTCTACATCTCCCGCAGCGACGGCCTGACCTCCGCCTCCCCGAAGGAGCTCGCCCAACAGCGCACCCTGGTCGAGGACTTGGGCGGCACCTTCCACCAAGTCGTCGGCGAGGACATCCCGGTGGCCCTGCTGGACTTCGCGCGCGGGGTGAACGCCACCCAGATCGTCCTCGGTGTCTCCCGCCGCAAGGGCTGGCAGTACGTCTTCGGGCCCGGCGTCGGCTCGACGGTCGCCCGTGAGTCCGGTCCCGATCTCGACGTCCACCTCATCACCCACGACGAGGCGGGCAAGGGGCGCGGACTGCCCGTGAACCGGGGCGCGCGGCTCGGGCGGGCCCGTATCGTCTGGGGCTGGCTGGCCGGAATCGGCGGACCGCTGCTGCTGACCTGGCTGTTGAGCGGTGTCGCCCCCGAAGTGGGCCTGGCCAACGACATGTTGCTGTTCCTGTCCCTGACCGTGGCGGCGGCCCTGCTCGGCGGACTCTTCCCCGCACTGGCCTCGGCGGCGGTCGGATCGCTGCTGCTCAACTGGTACTTCACCCCGCCCGTGCACACCTTCACCATCGCCGACCCCAAGAACATCGTCGCCATCGCGATCTTCGTGGCCGTGGCGGTGTCGGTCGCTTCGGTGGTCGACCTGGCCGCGAGGCGCACGCACCAAGCGGCCCGGCTGCGCGCCGAGTCGGAGATCCTGTCCTTCCTCGCGGGCAATGTGCTGCGCGGCGAGACCAGCCTGGAGGCGCTCCTGGAACGGGTCCGGGAGACCTTCGGCATGGAGTCCGCCGCCCTGCTGGAGCGCGCGAGCGACGTCGAACCCTGGACCTGCGCGGGCAGCGTGGGCCCCCGCCCCTGCCAGAACCCGGAGGACGCGGACGTCGACGTACCGGTGGGCGACCACATGGCCCTCGCCCTCTCCGGCCGGGTCCTGCCGGCCGAGGACCGCCGCGTCCTGGCCGCCTTCGCAGCGCAGGCCGCCGTGGTCCTGGACCGCCGTCGCCTCCGCGAAGAGGCCGACCAGGCACGGGCGTTGGCCGAGGGCAACCGCATCCGCACGGCACTCCTCGCCGCCGTGAGCCACGACCTGCGCACCCCGCTGGCAGGCATCAAGGCGGCCGTCTCCTCGCTCCGTTCCGAGGACGTCGCCTGGTCGGACGAGGACCGGGCGGAACTCCTGGCCGGCATCGAGGACGGCGCCGACCGCCTCGACAACCTCGTCGGGAACCTCCTCGACATGTCCCGCCTGCAGACCGGCACGGTCACCCCGATCATCCGCGAGGTCGACCTGGACGAGGTGGTCCCGATGGCGCTGGGCGGGGTCCCCGAGGACAGCGTCGAACTCGACATCCCGGAGAGCCTGCCCATGGTCCCCGTCGACAAGGGCCTGCTGGAACGCGCGGTCGCCAACATCGTCGAGAACGCGGTCAAGTACAGCCCGGAGCGAACTCCCGTACTGGTCAAGGCGAGTGCCATCGCCGACCGCGTCGAGATACGGGTGATCGACCGCGGCCCCGGCGTCCCCGACGCGGCCAAGAACCGCATCTTCGAACCCTTCCAGCGCTACGGCGACGCCCCGCGCGGCGCCGGAGTGGGCCTCGGCCTCGCTGTCGCCCGCGGCTTCACCGAGGCCCTCGGCGGCACACTCGGCGCCGAGGACACCCCCGGCGGCGGCCTCACGATGGTGCTCAGCCTCCGACTCGCCCCCGCCCAGGACCTTGCCGACACCTCAGGAGCCACCTACAGTCCCGCTCCGTAA
- a CDS encoding glycoside hydrolase family 43 protein yields the protein MRTYDNPVIGGFHPDPSVCRVGEDYYLACSSFEYFPGVPLFHSRDLVHWRQIGNVLDRPSQLDLPDDTPASAGIYAPTLRHHDGRFHLITTDVGGKGNFLVTADRPEGPWSDPVLVDMPGIDPDLAWDDDGTCWCAVAGVKVARIDPATGKLLEGPLPVWSGTGLQHPEAPHLYRVGDWWYLMVAEGGTAHGHSVSIARARSPRGPYEPAPANPILSHRSTDLPIQSTGHADLVTAPDGTWWMVLLGTRPRGWFPGFHVLGRETFLTPVEWVDGWPRVGPVQERHPAPAAWHPVQLPPVRDDFDAPTLAASWISPRGRRDDSWSLTERPGWLTLRGEAGRVFLGRRQQHPDCRATVRLDPGSGRAGLSVRMDEAHHYDVEVAGGVASVVARIGPVRQAVAEQPVPPGPVTLAVDIGTAGVGTRGPDTLAFSVEGPQGAVEMAKLDGRYLSTQVAGGFTGRVIGMYVAEGEADFDWFDYEEALGKRPTTEGD from the coding sequence ATGCGGACCTACGACAACCCTGTCATCGGCGGCTTCCATCCCGACCCCAGCGTGTGCCGGGTCGGCGAGGACTACTACCTCGCGTGCTCCAGCTTCGAGTACTTCCCGGGGGTCCCGCTCTTCCACAGCCGGGACCTGGTGCACTGGCGCCAGATCGGCAACGTACTCGACAGACCAAGCCAGTTGGACCTGCCGGACGACACCCCGGCCTCGGCGGGCATCTACGCCCCGACCCTCCGCCACCACGACGGCCGCTTCCACCTGATCACCACCGACGTGGGCGGCAAGGGCAACTTCCTCGTCACCGCCGACCGGCCCGAGGGCCCCTGGTCGGACCCGGTACTCGTCGACATGCCCGGCATCGACCCCGACCTGGCCTGGGACGACGACGGCACCTGCTGGTGCGCGGTGGCCGGGGTGAAGGTCGCCCGTATCGACCCGGCGACCGGCAAGCTCCTGGAGGGCCCGCTCCCCGTCTGGTCCGGCACGGGACTCCAGCACCCGGAGGCCCCGCACCTCTACCGCGTCGGCGACTGGTGGTACCTGATGGTGGCCGAGGGCGGCACCGCACACGGCCACAGCGTCTCGATCGCCCGCGCCCGCTCCCCGCGCGGCCCCTACGAACCGGCCCCTGCCAACCCGATCCTCTCCCACCGCAGCACGGACCTCCCCATCCAGAGCACCGGCCACGCCGACCTGGTCACGGCCCCCGACGGCACCTGGTGGATGGTGCTGCTCGGCACCCGCCCCCGGGGCTGGTTCCCCGGCTTCCACGTCCTGGGCCGCGAGACGTTCCTGACCCCGGTGGAATGGGTGGACGGCTGGCCCCGGGTCGGCCCCGTACAGGAACGGCACCCGGCTCCGGCGGCCTGGCACCCCGTCCAACTCCCGCCGGTACGCGACGACTTCGACGCCCCGACCCTCGCCGCCTCCTGGATCTCCCCGCGCGGCAGGCGGGACGACAGTTGGTCGCTGACCGAGCGGCCGGGCTGGCTGACGCTGCGCGGTGAGGCGGGTCGGGTGTTCCTCGGACGCCGACAGCAGCACCCCGACTGCCGCGCGACGGTCCGGCTCGACCCCGGCTCCGGACGCGCCGGCCTGTCCGTCCGCATGGACGAGGCGCATCACTACGACGTGGAGGTCGCCGGGGGAGTGGCGAGTGTGGTGGCGCGGATCGGCCCGGTGCGGCAGGCGGTCGCGGAGCAACCCGTGCCGCCAGGGCCGGTCACTCTGGCCGTCGACATCGGTACGGCGGGCGTCGGCACGCGCGGCCCCGACACCCTCGCCTTTTCGGTGGAGGGCCCTCAAGGTGCCGTGGAAATGGCGAAGTTGGACGGACGCTATCTGTCCACGCAGGTGGCGGGGGGATTCACCGGACGGGTGATCGGCATGTATGTCGCCGAGGGTGAGGCGGACTTCGACTGGTTCGACTATGAGGAGGCGCTGGGAAAGCGGCCGACTACGGAGGGTGATTGA
- the kdpB gene encoding potassium-transporting ATPase subunit KdpB: MSTATPTRAPHSDVPTGHKEEGRVGAGLFDPKQLIKSLPDACRKLDPRVMVKSPVMFVVWIGSVLTTIFSFKDPGDWFGWAISAWLWLTVIFANLAEAVAEGRGKAQADTLRKAKTDTVARRLNGTVEEQVPGTELRIGDLVVCEAGDIIPGDGDVVEGVASVDESAITGESAPVIRESGGDRSAVTGGTKVLSDRIVIKITTKPGETFIDRMIALVEGAARQKTPNEIALNILLASLTIVFLLAVATLPPFADYAGTHLTLIVLVALLVCLIPTTIGALLSAIGIAGMDRLVQRNVLAMSGRAVEAAGDVSTLLLDKTGTITLGNRQASEFVPVPGTTEAELADAAQLSSLADETPEGRSIVVLAKEKYGLRERHQGELAHAEWIAFTAQTRMSGVDVDGRKIRKGAAGSVVTWVRERGGEVSEDAGALTDRISAAGGTPLLVAVEDTEGARVLGVIHLKDVVKAGMRERFDELRRMGIKTIMITGDNPLTAKAIADEAGVDDFLAEATPEDKMALIKREQAGGKLVAMTGDGTNDAPALAQADVGVAMNTGTSAAKEAGNMVDLDSNPTKLIEIVEIGKQLLITRGALTTFSIANDVAKYFAIIPALFAAVYPGLDKLNVMGLSSPDSAILSAVIFNALVIIALVPLSLRGVQYRPVSADKMLRRNLTIYGIGGLIAPFIGIKIIDLLISLIPGL; encoded by the coding sequence ATGTCCACAGCCACTCCGACCAGGGCGCCGCACAGCGATGTGCCGACCGGTCACAAGGAAGAGGGACGTGTCGGCGCGGGTCTGTTCGACCCGAAGCAACTGATCAAGTCCCTGCCCGACGCCTGCCGCAAGCTCGACCCGCGGGTGATGGTCAAGTCGCCCGTCATGTTCGTGGTGTGGATCGGGTCCGTGCTGACCACGATCTTCTCCTTCAAGGACCCTGGCGACTGGTTCGGTTGGGCGATCAGCGCCTGGCTGTGGCTGACCGTCATCTTCGCCAACCTCGCGGAGGCCGTCGCCGAGGGCCGCGGCAAGGCGCAGGCCGACACCCTGCGCAAGGCCAAGACCGACACGGTGGCCCGACGGCTCAACGGCACCGTCGAGGAACAGGTCCCCGGCACCGAACTCCGCATCGGCGACCTGGTCGTGTGCGAGGCGGGCGACATCATCCCCGGCGACGGTGACGTCGTGGAGGGCGTGGCGAGTGTCGACGAGTCGGCCATCACCGGTGAGTCCGCGCCCGTCATCCGCGAGTCCGGCGGCGACCGTTCGGCCGTCACCGGCGGTACGAAGGTCCTCTCCGACCGTATCGTCATCAAGATCACGACGAAGCCCGGCGAGACTTTCATCGACCGGATGATCGCCCTGGTCGAGGGCGCCGCCCGGCAGAAGACGCCCAACGAGATCGCCCTGAACATCCTGTTGGCGTCCCTCACCATCGTCTTCCTGCTCGCGGTGGCGACCCTGCCGCCGTTCGCGGACTACGCGGGCACGCACCTCACGTTGATCGTGCTGGTGGCCCTGCTGGTCTGTCTGATCCCGACCACGATCGGCGCGCTGCTCTCCGCGATCGGCATCGCGGGCATGGACCGGCTGGTGCAGCGCAACGTACTGGCCATGTCCGGCAGGGCAGTCGAGGCCGCGGGCGACGTCTCGACGCTGCTGCTCGACAAGACCGGCACCATCACCCTCGGCAACCGCCAGGCCTCCGAGTTCGTGCCCGTCCCCGGCACCACCGAGGCCGAACTCGCCGACGCCGCCCAGCTCTCCTCGCTGGCCGACGAGACGCCCGAGGGCCGCTCCATCGTCGTCCTGGCGAAGGAGAAGTACGGCCTGCGCGAGCGCCACCAGGGCGAGTTGGCCCACGCCGAGTGGATCGCCTTCACCGCCCAGACCCGTATGTCGGGCGTGGACGTCGACGGGCGCAAGATCCGCAAGGGCGCGGCCGGTTCGGTCGTCACCTGGGTCCGGGAGCGGGGCGGCGAGGTGTCCGAGGACGCCGGCGCGCTCACCGACCGGATCTCCGCGGCCGGCGGCACCCCGCTGCTCGTCGCCGTCGAAGACACCGAAGGCGCACGGGTGTTGGGCGTCATCCACCTCAAGGACGTCGTCAAGGCGGGCATGCGCGAGCGGTTCGACGAGCTGCGCCGCATGGGCATCAAGACCATCATGATCACGGGCGACAACCCGCTGACCGCCAAGGCGATCGCGGACGAGGCCGGCGTCGACGACTTCCTCGCGGAGGCCACTCCCGAGGACAAGATGGCGCTCATCAAGCGCGAGCAGGCCGGCGGCAAGCTGGTCGCGATGACCGGCGACGGCACGAACGACGCGCCCGCGCTGGCCCAGGCGGACGTCGGCGTCGCGATGAACACCGGCACGTCGGCCGCGAAGGAGGCCGGCAACATGGTCGACCTCGACTCGAACCCGACCAAGCTCATCGAGATCGTCGAGATCGGCAAGCAACTCCTCATCACCCGGGGCGCGTTGACGACGTTCTCGATCGCCAACGACGTAGCGAAGTACTTCGCGATCATCCCGGCGCTGTTCGCGGCCGTCTACCCGGGCCTGGACAAGCTCAACGTGATGGGCCTGTCCTCACCGGACTCCGCCATCCTGTCGGCGGTCATCTTCAACGCGCTGGTCATCATCGCGCTCGTGCCGCTCTCCCTGCGGGGTGTGCAGTACCGGCCGGTCAGCGCCGACAAGATGCTGCGCCGCAACCTGACGATCTACGGCATCGGCGGGCTGATCGCGCCCTTCATCGGCATCAAGATCATCGACCTCCTCATCTCCCTCATCCCCGGGCTGTAA
- a CDS encoding DUF5999 family protein, with the protein MCKHQPPCPTAESADRESARLMAHHPEQGWSLLCNGVLLFEDTGELLPDGQIIAPHRQVMTAA; encoded by the coding sequence ATGTGCAAGCACCAGCCACCGTGTCCCACAGCCGAATCCGCCGACCGGGAGTCCGCCCGCCTCATGGCGCACCACCCGGAACAGGGCTGGAGCCTGCTGTGCAATGGCGTTCTCCTGTTCGAGGACACCGGTGAGCTCCTGCCCGACGGCCAGATCATCGCCCCACACCGTCAGGTGATGACTGCCGCTTGA